One window of Deltaproteobacteria bacterium genomic DNA carries:
- a CDS encoding nitroreductase family protein: protein MPEEIGLFDAVHTMRAMRRLKPDPVPDALIRKILEAGLCAPSGGDVQHWRFIVVKDQEIKKQIQLRYKKALDQLLPRYRAAPPPPGKTEAQKNRMLDAVVYLTEHFHEAPVLIVGCLVGDMAKAIGLPKMSGASIYPAIQNMLLVARGLGLGSTLTTRHLLHEKEVNDVLGLPENAETFAILPIGYPMGKFGPVSRQPIESVTFQDRWGQSYL, encoded by the coding sequence ATGCCCGAGGAGATCGGATTATTCGATGCCGTCCACACCATGCGCGCCATGCGCCGCTTGAAACCCGACCCGGTGCCGGATGCACTGATTCGCAAGATCCTTGAGGCGGGTCTGTGCGCACCGAGCGGCGGCGACGTCCAACATTGGCGCTTCATCGTGGTCAAAGACCAGGAGATCAAAAAGCAGATCCAGCTTCGCTACAAGAAAGCGCTTGACCAACTGCTGCCCCGCTATCGCGCGGCACCGCCTCCGCCGGGAAAGACCGAGGCGCAAAAGAATCGCATGCTCGATGCCGTGGTCTATCTTACCGAACATTTTCATGAAGCGCCGGTGCTGATTGTCGGTTGCCTCGTCGGCGACATGGCCAAAGCTATCGGGCTGCCGAAGATGTCCGGTGCCTCCATCTATCCCGCCATTCAGAACATGCTTCTTGTCGCGCGGGGGTTAGGCTTGGGTTCGACGCTGACGACCCGCCACCTACTCCACGAAAAGGAAGTGAACGATGTCCTCGGTTTGCCGGAGAATGCGGAAACCTTCGCTATTCTACCTATTGGCTATCCGATGGGAAAGTTTGGCCCTGTCTCGCGACAGCCGATCGAGAGCGTCACGTTTCAGGATCGCTGGGGGCAGTCGTATCTATGA